In Brachypodium distachyon strain Bd21 chromosome 2, Brachypodium_distachyon_v3.0, whole genome shotgun sequence, one genomic interval encodes:
- the LOC100830012 gene encoding pentatricopeptide repeat-containing protein At4g14050, mitochondrial, producing MLSPAAAAAAAVRAAAGSPRSLRRAHARLIKEGLAQHPPAPALLVSAYAKSRLLPDTRLLFDETPRRDLHLYSSLLAAVSHSESPELVLPLLRRMLSADALRPDHFVLASIASATARLRSLCLGKQLHGHFVASPYSSDDVVKSSLIDMYCKCGVPDDARKVFDSIVAKNSVMWTALISGYVLNGRSDEALELFRSMPGRTLFAWTALISGFVRSGESVSAVKLFVDMRRDGVSIDDAFVLSSAIGGAADLAAHVLGRQLHSLTMRLGFSSSMIVGNAVVDMYSKCSDIHSAREVFEEITGRDIISWTTMLVGEAQHGRAEEAFSLYDRMVLAGVKPNEVTFVGLIYACSHAGLVQKGRQLFDSMKGEYGINPRLQHYTCYLDLLSRSGHLAEAEELITTMPYVPDEATWASLLSACKKYNNAEMSIRVADNLLELRPKYPSTYVLLSNVYAVNGKWDSVDTVRKLMADMEIRKEPGYSWIEVGREFRLFHAGEVPIDLREEILGFLEELVSEMRQRGYVPDTSSVMHDLEEHEKEHHLCLHSERLAVAFGILRSPLGSVIRVVKNLRVCNDCHTVMKFISEIFQRKIIVRDASRFHHFEGGKCSCSEFW from the coding sequence ATGCtctctcccgccgccgccgccgcagcggccgTCCGCGCCGCGGCGGGATCGCCGCGGTCCTTACGGCGCGCCCACGCGCGCCTCATCAAGGAAGGCCTTGCTCAGCACCCTCCCGCGCCGGCCCTCCTCGTCTCCGCCTACGCCAAGTCCCGTCTCCTCCCCGACACCCGCCTCCTGTTCGACGAAACCCCGCGCCGGGACCTCCACCTCTACTCCTCGCTCCTTGCGGCCGTCTCCCACTCCGAGTCCCCTGAACTCGTGCTCCCTCTACTCCGCCGCATGCTCTCTGCTGACGCTCTTCGTCCTGACCACTTCGTGCTCGCCTCCATCGCCAGCGCCACGGCCAGGCTGCGCAGCCTCTGTCTTGGTAAGCAGCTCCACGGCCACTTCGTTGCTTCCCCGTATAGCAGCGACGATGTCGTTAAGTCGTCGCTGATCGATATGTACTGCAAATGCGGCGTCCCGGATGATGCCAGGAAGGTGTTTGATAGTATCGTCGCCAAGAACAGTGTCATGTGGACTGCCCTGATTTCTGGGTACGTGCTGAACGGCCGCAGTGATGAGGCACTAGAGCTCTTCCGGAGCATGCCTGGACGCACCCTCTTTGCATGGACTGCACTCATCTCAGGATTTGTGAGATCCGGCGAGAGTGTTAGTGCAGTGAAGCTGTTTGTTGATATGAGGCGGGATGGGGTTAGTATTGATGATGCTTTCGTGTTGTCATCTGCCATTGGTGGGGCTGCAGACCTGGCTGCGCATGTCCTGGGCAGGCAGTTGCACAGTCTAACCATGAGGCTTGGTTTCTCGTCCAGCATGATTGTTGGGAATGCAGTGGTTGACATGTACTCCAAATGCAGTGACATACACTCCGCTAGAGAAGTATTTGAAGAGATTACTGGGCGTGACATCATCTCGTGGACCACAATGCTTGTTGGAGAGGCACAGCATGGGCGAGCTGAGGAGGCTTTTTCTCTGTATGACCGGATGGTTCTTGCAGGAGTGAAGCCCAACGAGGTGACCTTTGTCGGGTTGATCTACGCATGTAGCCATGCTGGTCTTGTTCAGAAAGGGCGACAACTGTTTGACTCAATGAAGGGGGAGTATGGCATCAATCCTAGATTGCAACACTACACTTGCTACCTAGATCTTCTTAGTCGCTCGGGCCATTTAGCAGAAGCTGAAGAACTCATTACTACAATGCCATATGTGCCAGATGAAGCTACTTGGGCGTCCTTATTGAGTGCATGCAAGAAATACAACAATGCTGAAATGTCCATCAGGGTTGCTGATAATTTATTAGAGCTGAGACCAAAATATCCTTCAACATATGTCTTATTATCTAATGTCTATGCAGTGAATGGAAAGTGGGATTCTGTGGACACGGTTAGAAAACTCATGGCTGATATGGAGATACGAAAAGAGCCTGGGTATAGCTGGATTGAAGTTGGAAGAGAATTCCGTCTGTTTCATGCTGGGGAAGTTCCCATTGACCTGAGAGAAGAAATTCTAGGCTTTCTTGAGGAATTGGTCTCAGAAATGCGCCAGAGGGGGTATGTCCCTGATACCAGTTCTGTGATGCATGATTTAGAGGAGCACGAAAAGGAGCACCATCTGTGCTTGCACAGTGAGAGGCTGGCTGTTGCTTTTGGAATCCTCAGGTCTCCTCTGGGGTCGGTGATCAGGGTGGTGAAGAACCTCCGGGTTTGTAATGACTGCCATACAGTAATGAAGTTCATTAGTGAAATTTTCCAGAGAAAGATCATTGTGAGAGATGCTAGTCGCTTTCACCATTTCGAAGGTGGTAAATGCTCTTGTAGTGAATTCTGGTAG
- the LOC100830319 gene encoding MLO-like protein 1 isoform X2 — MAKAEGEAAALEFTPTWIVAAICSLIVLISLVAERLIHYLGKTFKKKNQKPLYEAILKVKEELMLLGFISLLLTVFQGMIQDTCIRPSWTVHMLPCQREEEVESTKEHSVTAHIIGRIGRRLLSDGAAGAEHCRKKGKVPLMSLEAIHQLHIFIFVLAITHVVFSVTTMLLGGAKIHQWKQWEDTIQKDTAGNGPKKHCFFKQFYGSVGKSDYETMRRGFIMTHCRGNLKFDFHKYMLRVLEADFKKVVGISWYLWVFVVIFLLLNVNGWHTYFWIAFIPLLLLLAVGTKLEHVIAQLAHDVAEKHSAIEGDLIVKPSDDHFWFGRPRIILFLIHFILFQNSFEIAFFFWILTTYGFNSCIMGQVGFIVPRLVIGLIIQLLCSYSTLPLYAIVTQMGSFYKKEIFNDHVQQGVLGWAQKVKMRKGLKEGNATAGLTNTVDSAGPSVKIEMMKRAGREGNDAGEIIE, encoded by the exons ATGGCGAaggcggagggggaggcggcggcgctggagttCACGCCGACGTGGATCGTGGCGGCGATCTGCTCGCTCATCGTGCTCATCTCCCTCGTCGCCGAGCGGCTCATCCACTACCTTGGCAAG AcgttcaagaagaagaaccagAAGCCGCTCTACGAGGCCATCCTCAAGGTCAAAGAAG AGCTGATGCTTCTTGGGTTCATCTCCCTGCTGCTGACGGTGTTCCAGGGGATGATCCAGGACACCTGCATTCGTCCTAGCTGGACAGTCCACATGCTGCCATGCcaaagggaggaggaggtggagtcCACCAAGGAGCATTCTGTTACGGCCCACATCATTGGCAGAATCGGGAGGCGTCTGCTCAGTGATGGAGCCGCGGGAGCCGAGCATTGCCGTAAGAAG GGAAAAGTTCCATTGATGTCCCTTGAAGCTATACATCAGTtgcatattttcatatttgtgTTGGCTATTACGCATGTTGTCTTCAGTGTTACGACAATGCTCTTAGGAGGTGCAAAG ATACATCAATGGAAACAGTGGGAGGATACAATTCAGAAAGATACTGCAGGAAACG GGCCTAAGAAG CATTGTTTTTTTAAGCAGTTCTATGGATCAGTAGGTAAATCTGACTATGAAACCATGCGTCGGGGTTTTATCATG ACTCACTGCCGTGGAAACCTCAAATTTGATTTCCATAAATACATGCTGAGGGTTTTAGAGGCTGATTTTAAGAAAGTAGTTGGCATAAG CTGGTACTTGTGGGTCTTCGTGGTGATCTTTCTGTTGCTGAACGTTAATG GATGGCACACATACTTTTGGATTGCATTCATCCCTCTCCTT CTTCTGTTAGCTGTTGGCACCAAGCTGGAGCATGTCATAGCTCAGTTAGCCCATGATGTAGCTGAGAAGCACTCGGCAATCGAGGGTGATTTGATTGTAAAACCATCAGATGACCATTTCTGGTTTGGGAGGCCAAGGATTATCCTCTTCCTAATCCACTTCATTCTCTTCCAGAACTCATTTGAGATTGCATTCTTCTTCTGGATACTG ACTACTTATGGATTCAACTCCTGCATCATGGGGCAAGTTGGTTTCATTGTGCCAAGGCTTGTCATTGG GCTCATTATTCAACTTCTCTGCAGCTACAGCACCCTACCTCTATATGCAATTGTAACACAG ATGGGGAGCTTCTACAAGAAGGAGATCTTCAACGATCATGTGCAGCAGGGTGTCCTGGGTTGGGCTCAGAAGGTTAAGATGAGAAAGGGGTTGAAGGAGGGCAATGCCACAGCCGGACTGACGAACACCGTTGATTCAGCAGGGCCTTCTGTAAAGATCGAAATGATGAAACgagcagggcgggaaggcaaTGATGCCGGTGAAATCATAGAGTGA
- the LOC100830319 gene encoding MLO-like protein 1 isoform X1 — translation MAKAEGEAAALEFTPTWIVAAICSLIVLISLVAERLIHYLGKTFKKKNQKPLYEAILKVKEELMLLGFISLLLTVFQGMIQDTCIRPSWTVHMLPCQREEEVESTKEHSVTAHIIGRIGRRLLSDGAAGAEHCRKKGKVPLMSLEAIHQLHIFIFVLAITHVVFSVTTMLLGGAKIHQWKQWEDTIQKDTAGNGPKKVTRVHQFEFIKEHFKGIGKDSRILSWIHCFFKQFYGSVGKSDYETMRRGFIMTHCRGNLKFDFHKYMLRVLEADFKKVVGISWYLWVFVVIFLLLNVNGWHTYFWIAFIPLLLLLAVGTKLEHVIAQLAHDVAEKHSAIEGDLIVKPSDDHFWFGRPRIILFLIHFILFQNSFEIAFFFWILTTYGFNSCIMGQVGFIVPRLVIGLIIQLLCSYSTLPLYAIVTQMGSFYKKEIFNDHVQQGVLGWAQKVKMRKGLKEGNATAGLTNTVDSAGPSVKIEMMKRAGREGNDAGEIIE, via the exons ATGGCGAaggcggagggggaggcggcggcgctggagttCACGCCGACGTGGATCGTGGCGGCGATCTGCTCGCTCATCGTGCTCATCTCCCTCGTCGCCGAGCGGCTCATCCACTACCTTGGCAAG AcgttcaagaagaagaaccagAAGCCGCTCTACGAGGCCATCCTCAAGGTCAAAGAAG AGCTGATGCTTCTTGGGTTCATCTCCCTGCTGCTGACGGTGTTCCAGGGGATGATCCAGGACACCTGCATTCGTCCTAGCTGGACAGTCCACATGCTGCCATGCcaaagggaggaggaggtggagtcCACCAAGGAGCATTCTGTTACGGCCCACATCATTGGCAGAATCGGGAGGCGTCTGCTCAGTGATGGAGCCGCGGGAGCCGAGCATTGCCGTAAGAAG GGAAAAGTTCCATTGATGTCCCTTGAAGCTATACATCAGTtgcatattttcatatttgtgTTGGCTATTACGCATGTTGTCTTCAGTGTTACGACAATGCTCTTAGGAGGTGCAAAG ATACATCAATGGAAACAGTGGGAGGATACAATTCAGAAAGATACTGCAGGAAACG GGCCTAAGAAGGTGACCCGTGTACATCAATTTGAATTTATCAAAGAACATTTCAAGGGCATTGGCAAAGATTCCAGAATATTGAGTTGGATA CATTGTTTTTTTAAGCAGTTCTATGGATCAGTAGGTAAATCTGACTATGAAACCATGCGTCGGGGTTTTATCATG ACTCACTGCCGTGGAAACCTCAAATTTGATTTCCATAAATACATGCTGAGGGTTTTAGAGGCTGATTTTAAGAAAGTAGTTGGCATAAG CTGGTACTTGTGGGTCTTCGTGGTGATCTTTCTGTTGCTGAACGTTAATG GATGGCACACATACTTTTGGATTGCATTCATCCCTCTCCTT CTTCTGTTAGCTGTTGGCACCAAGCTGGAGCATGTCATAGCTCAGTTAGCCCATGATGTAGCTGAGAAGCACTCGGCAATCGAGGGTGATTTGATTGTAAAACCATCAGATGACCATTTCTGGTTTGGGAGGCCAAGGATTATCCTCTTCCTAATCCACTTCATTCTCTTCCAGAACTCATTTGAGATTGCATTCTTCTTCTGGATACTG ACTACTTATGGATTCAACTCCTGCATCATGGGGCAAGTTGGTTTCATTGTGCCAAGGCTTGTCATTGG GCTCATTATTCAACTTCTCTGCAGCTACAGCACCCTACCTCTATATGCAATTGTAACACAG ATGGGGAGCTTCTACAAGAAGGAGATCTTCAACGATCATGTGCAGCAGGGTGTCCTGGGTTGGGCTCAGAAGGTTAAGATGAGAAAGGGGTTGAAGGAGGGCAATGCCACAGCCGGACTGACGAACACCGTTGATTCAGCAGGGCCTTCTGTAAAGATCGAAATGATGAAACgagcagggcgggaaggcaaTGATGCCGGTGAAATCATAGAGTGA